The following are encoded together in the Pseudoalteromonas piscicida genome:
- a CDS encoding alpha/beta fold hydrolase → MQLNYQQIGDQTKPTVCIMHGLFGSLENLNVVAKALAEHFNVINVDLRNHGRSFHDEQMSYPIMAKDIKALMDELKLDKISLVGHSMGGKVAMQFAQLFPESINKLVVLDIAPVDYHSRHDAIIAALNEVQKSDVSSRSEADTIMSHYIETVGVRQFLLKSLAKNEEGKLAWRFNLDVITERYDTITSNINETHSCLCDTLFIKGNNSDYILPEHRDAIARFFPNARAKIIQGAGHWLHAEKPEAVNRSIIDFLQ, encoded by the coding sequence ACAAATTGGCGACCAAACGAAGCCCACAGTATGTATTATGCACGGACTCTTTGGTTCCTTGGAAAATTTAAATGTGGTGGCAAAAGCACTTGCTGAACATTTCAATGTGATTAACGTCGATTTGAGAAATCACGGTCGCTCTTTTCATGATGAGCAAATGTCCTATCCAATAATGGCAAAAGACATCAAAGCACTAATGGATGAGTTAAAACTGGATAAAATAAGCCTCGTTGGTCACTCGATGGGTGGTAAAGTGGCAATGCAATTCGCCCAATTATTCCCAGAAAGTATCAACAAACTTGTCGTATTAGATATTGCACCTGTTGATTATCACTCAAGACATGATGCAATAATAGCTGCGCTAAACGAAGTGCAAAAAAGTGATGTATCAAGTCGTAGTGAAGCAGATACCATCATGTCGCATTATATTGAAACCGTCGGTGTGCGTCAGTTTTTGCTCAAAAGTTTAGCAAAAAATGAAGAAGGCAAGCTTGCTTGGCGTTTCAATTTAGACGTAATTACTGAAAGATACGATACAATCACATCAAATATTAATGAAACTCATTCCTGTTTGTGCGATACTTTGTTCATTAAAGGGAATAACTCTGACTACATCCTGCCTGAGCATAGGGATGCCATCGCTCGTTTTTTCCCAAATGCGCGAGCAAAAATAATTCAAGGTGCGGGCCATTGGTTACATGCAGAAAAGCCCGAAGCGGTAAATCGCTCAATTATTGATTTTCTTCAATAA
- the ybfE gene encoding LexA regulated protein has protein sequence MAKAETDRTTIDLFENEKRPGRPKTNPLPREVQLKVNKRNQIKRDRARGLKRVEFKVSSELYQALSDMAESQNISRSALIETILQEKLAVNR, from the coding sequence ATGGCCAAGGCTGAAACAGATAGAACGACTATCGACCTATTTGAAAATGAAAAACGTCCCGGACGTCCTAAGACGAATCCACTGCCACGAGAAGTGCAGTTAAAGGTTAACAAGCGCAATCAAATCAAGAGAGATCGTGCTCGTGGCCTAAAAAGGGTAGAATTTAAGGTTTCATCAGAGTTGTATCAAGCGCTAAGTGATATGGCAGAGTCGCAAAACATTAGTCGAAGTGCACTCATCGAGACCATCTTACAAGAAAAGTTAGCGGTTAATAGATAA
- the fldA gene encoding flavodoxin FldA, producing MASVGIFFGSDTGNTEHVAKMIQKELGKKLVDVKDIAKSSKEEIAEFDLLLFGIPTWYYGEAQCDWDDFFPELEEVDFEGKLVAIFGCGDQEDYAEYFLDAMGMINDIVTERGAIVVGHWSTDGYDFEASKAVVEDGKFVGLGIDEDRQPELTEQRVKQWCAQVYDEMCLSELED from the coding sequence ATGGCAAGCGTAGGTATTTTTTTCGGCAGTGATACTGGTAATACAGAGCACGTTGCTAAAATGATTCAAAAAGAGCTAGGTAAAAAGCTCGTTGACGTAAAAGACATTGCTAAAAGCAGTAAAGAAGAGATTGCTGAATTCGATTTACTACTGTTCGGTATTCCAACATGGTACTACGGTGAAGCGCAATGTGACTGGGATGATTTTTTCCCTGAACTTGAAGAAGTCGATTTCGAAGGCAAGCTAGTTGCTATCTTCGGTTGTGGCGATCAGGAAGATTATGCTGAATACTTCCTCGATGCGATGGGCATGATCAACGACATCGTCACTGAGCGCGGCGCTATTGTTGTTGGCCATTGGTCTACCGATGGTTATGACTTTGAAGCGTCAAAAGCTGTCGTTGAAGATGGTAAATTTGTTGGTCTTGGTATTGATGAAGACCGTCAGCCAGAGCTAACAGAGCAACGAGTTAAACAATGGTGCGCACAAGTATATGACGAAATGTGCTTAAGCGAGCTGGAAGATTAA
- a CDS encoding DUF2788 domain-containing protein has protein sequence MVSQFINEFETLGLWFALAGIFFFIGMAIQDVLKKGDVPKFGRYIVWLVLFLGCSGFIAKGLIQVFWQGAGVG, from the coding sequence ATGGTCAGTCAATTTATAAATGAATTTGAAACGCTAGGGCTGTGGTTTGCGCTAGCTGGTATATTCTTTTTCATCGGTATGGCGATTCAGGACGTACTGAAAAAAGGTGACGTGCCAAAGTTCGGACGCTATATCGTTTGGCTGGTGTTGTTTCTAGGTTGCTCTGGATTTATAGCAAAAGGCTTGATCCAAGTGTTTTGGCAAGGCGCAGGTGTTGGATAA
- the fur gene encoding ferric iron uptake transcriptional regulator — MTDHNLELKKAGLKVTLPRIKILEILQSPDNQHISAEDVYKILLDKGEEIGLATVYRVLNQFDDAGIVTRHHFEGGKSVFELSGSTHHDHLVCLKCGKVVEFEDDVIETRQEEIANSNGIKLTNHSLYLYGECEDKEACKKYAEENGN, encoded by the coding sequence ATGACTGATCACAACTTAGAGCTTAAAAAGGCTGGTTTAAAAGTAACGCTTCCACGCATCAAAATTTTAGAGATCCTTCAGTCTCCTGATAATCAACACATCAGCGCAGAAGATGTGTACAAGATCTTATTAGACAAAGGTGAAGAAATTGGTCTAGCTACGGTATATCGCGTACTAAACCAATTTGATGATGCTGGTATTGTAACACGTCACCACTTTGAAGGCGGTAAATCTGTTTTCGAGCTGTCTGGCAGCACGCACCATGATCACTTGGTATGTTTAAAATGTGGCAAAGTTGTCGAGTTTGAAGATGACGTTATTGAAACACGCCAAGAAGAAATCGCGAACAGCAATGGCATCAAACTGACTAATCACTCACTATATCTATACGGTGAGTGTGAAGATAAAGAAGCGTGCAAAAAGTACGCTGAGGAAAATGGTAACTAA